In Camelina sativa cultivar DH55 chromosome 13, Cs, whole genome shotgun sequence, the genomic window cttctaccgATCTCCCCTTGTTTCCGATGACCCCACTTCTACTTCTCGCCGTTCCCTCCGCACCTACTCCTGGGGTGGCCCCGCTTGGGAGAAACGCGTCCGATCCTCCGCCCGTCTCCGCTCCCGCCGCGGTTTCTCTGTTCTCGTCACCGGCGCCGCCGGTTTCGTCGGTACCCATGTCTCCTCCGCTCTCAAACGCCGCGGTGACGGCGTCCTCGGTCTCGACAACTTCAACGATTACTACGATCCCTCCCTCAAGCGTGCTCGCCAAGCCCTTTTGGAGAGGAGCGGTGTCTTTGTTGTCGAAGGTGACATCAATGACGCTGCTCTCTTGAAGAAGCTCTTCGAAGTCGTCCCCTTTACCCACGTTATGCATCTCGCCGCTCAAGCTGGTGTCAGGTACGCCATGGAAAACCCTAGCTCCTATGTCCACAGTAACATCGCCGGCTTCGTCAATCTCCTCGAGGTTTGCAAATCCGCTAACCCCCAGCCCGCCATTGTCTGGGCCTCCTCTAGCTCTGTCTATGGCTTGAACACTAAGGTCCCCTTCTCCGAGAAAGACCGCACCGATCAGCCTGCTAGTCTCTATGCTGCTACTAAGAAAGCTGGTGAAGAGATTGCTCACACTTACAACCACATCTACGGACTCTCTCTCACTGGCTTGAGGTTTTTCACCGTCTACGGTCCTTGGGGTAGACCTGACATGGCCTATTTCTTCTTCACCAGAGACATCCTCAAAGGCAAACCCATTTCCATCTTTGAGGGTGTCAACCATGGTACCGTCGCCAGGGACTTCACTTACATTGATGACATTGTCAAGGGCTGTCTCGGGGCTTTGGACACTGCCGAAAAGAGCACTGGCACAGGTGGTAAAAAGCGCGGTGCCGCCCAGTTAAGGGTTTTCAATCTCGGCAACACTTCCCCTGTTCCCGTCACTGATCTCGTCACCATTCTCGAGAGACTTCTCAAACTCAAGGCCAAGAGGAACATTATGAAGTTGCCTAGGAACGGGGATGTTCCTTTCACCCATGCTAATATCAGTTCCGCCCAGAGAGAGCTCGGGTACAAACCCACCACCGATCTTCAGACGGGTCTTAAGAAGTTTGCCAGATGGTATTTGGGCTACTACAATGGCGGAAAGAAAGCTGCTAGTTGATCCTTGATTGAGTTtgtagcttctttttttttatttattctgaGATTCTTGCGATTGTTTCACGTTTTAACACTTGCTCTTTTCTTGGTTCTTTGGCGGCTGGCTTGGCTCATACCCCCCTGTCTTCtccatatatgtttttgtacTCGAAAACGATTTATACTCTCCATAAGAACCATAAATTTGAGATTACATTCTTTGTCACTCTCATTACTTATTACTCTCATTTAGTACTTATTTTGTTCCATATCtctttaaactcaaaaatatatctTGCTTCTCAGTTCACTTCACTATAATGGTATACTAATGCCTAAAAGGGGATGGTTCCAATGATCATGTGATTCTCTTTCAAAAGTAAGGAGCATAAGATGGCAAATGTAACTTCATGACCATATGATTTTCTTAAAGTAACGAGAGCTTAagattcaaaaaaagaagaagaggcaaaCACAGATCAAATCTTGACACATGAAGACTAAAGTCCAGaattcatcaaaaacaaaagggaaGCAACAGACTTGTAGAATCTTCCTCCTCTCAAAAGCTGAACCTACTCCAGCTTAATTAAGCAACAAGGGTGCTAGCGGTTGTGGATTCGCTGCAGGTGGAGAGCGAAAGTCAGTGCAAAGCATTGATAACACAGGTTATGACATGCAAAAGGGTCAAGAGGACAATGTTGGCAAAGTGCATTAGGAAATGCTAGTAGTCCTGATAGTAGTTCATAACCCGTTGAAAACAAACTACAACTACCTATGCAGAGACTAAAtccacattctttttttttttttttgttgttgacaaAACTAGTGAGTTATGAGTGGTAAGAGAGATCCTA contains:
- the LOC104737766 gene encoding UDP-glucuronate 4-epimerase 3, which gives rise to MKHLDDIPSTPGKFKPYFHRTRWQSSVAKLAFWSLVFVGLIFIFFYRSPLVSDDPTSTSRRSLRTYSWGGPAWEKRVRSSARLRSRRGFSVLVTGAAGFVGTHVSSALKRRGDGVLGLDNFNDYYDPSLKRARQALLERSGVFVVEGDINDAALLKKLFEVVPFTHVMHLAAQAGVRYAMENPSSYVHSNIAGFVNLLEVCKSANPQPAIVWASSSSVYGLNTKVPFSEKDRTDQPASLYAATKKAGEEIAHTYNHIYGLSLTGLRFFTVYGPWGRPDMAYFFFTRDILKGKPISIFEGVNHGTVARDFTYIDDIVKGCLGALDTAEKSTGTGGKKRGAAQLRVFNLGNTSPVPVTDLVTILERLLKLKAKRNIMKLPRNGDVPFTHANISSAQRELGYKPTTDLQTGLKKFARWYLGYYNGGKKAAS